From Triticum aestivum cultivar Chinese Spring chromosome 4A, IWGSC CS RefSeq v2.1, whole genome shotgun sequence, a single genomic window includes:
- the LOC123085312 gene encoding tyrosine-specific transport protein isoform X1 — translation MQGTVIRRALCPAKLHRHVPSSLSRGLCCRGGSDTRCGAAAGKRARAVAARARGGPEVGDGDQAPPLQDAVGASPPPGGGGAKRGSVAGAVALIIGTSIGSGILAVPQSTAPAGFVPSAVCMVVCWAFLVAEALLIAEINVHLRRKSKKDGGDGAGVEVISMKSMAQATLGEWGGNLAATAYLFLSYTSMVAYTSKSGEVLSRAIGVPEPVSGAAFTAALALLIAGGGTGVTAQVNQVLTFFMIGLLLTIEVSAVAFGGGLSLPASAHWEQVPAALPVIIFTLVYHDIAPVICAYLEGDLARIRLAILVGSLVPLVSLLVWDDVALTLAASSTDPNSLGILDKLETEWSYAVVETFSLLAVGTSLIGTLLAASQFFIEQMTNLAPSAKIDEAASEEEGSTQLGWPTLLESNRLSFVATGAVVVPTMLIAAAVPDSFSIATDIAGGYCMTILYGLLPPLMAWSIVSKLSDQKAGLEQVEAASRAGKERVSFTGAKPVLVGMGVFSVLMVFQQILQDLVSFNTYLLSWAS, via the exons ATGCAGGGCACCGTCATCAGGCGCGCGCTCTGCCCGGCCAAGCTCCACCGCCACGTCCCGTCCAGCCTATCCAGAGGCCTCTGCTGCCGCGGCGGCAGCGACACACGGTGCGGCGCCGCTGCGGGCAAGAGGGCGCGGGCCGTCGCGGCGAGAGCCCGCGGCGGCCCGGAGGTAGGAGATGGCGACCAAGCGCCGCCGCTGCAGGATGCCGTCGGAGCGTCACCGCCACCAGGTGGTGGCGGGGCGAAGAGAGGGAGCGTGGCTGGTGCCGTTGCGCTCATTATCGGAACGAGCATCGGGTCAGGCATCCTTGCCGTGCCGCAGAGCACCGCGCCCGCG GGCTTCGTTCCAAGTGCCGTGTGCATGGTGGTCTGCTGGGCCTTCCTGGTGGCGGAAGCGCTCCTCATCGCCGAGATCAACGTCCACCTGCGTCGGAAGAGCAAGAAAGATGGCGGCGATGGCGCGGGCGTGGAGGTGATATCCATGAAGAGCATGGCGCAGGCGACGCTCGGCGAGTGGGGAGGGAACCTGGCCGCCACCGCCTACCTGTTCCTGTCCTACACCTCCATGGTCGCCTACACGTCCAAGTCCGGCGAGGTGCTCTCCCGCGCGATCGGCGTGCCCGAGCCCGTCTCCggcgccgccttcaccgccgcgcTCGCGCTCCTCATCGCCGGCGGCGGCACCGGCGTCACCGCCCAAGTGAACCAAGTGCTCACCTTCTTCATGATAG GGCTACTGCTGACGATTGAAGTCTCTGCGGTGGCGTTCGGCGGCGGCCTGAGCCTGCCAGCGAGCGCCCACTGGGAGCAGGTCCCAGCGGCGCTGCCGGTGATCATCTTCACGCTGGTCTACCACGACATCGCGCCAG TGATCTGCGCATACCTGGAGGGGGACCTGGCGAGGATCCGGCTCGCGATCCTCGTCGGGAGCCTGGTGCCGCTCGTCTCCCTGCTCGTGTGGGACGACGTCGCGCTCACCCTCGCCGCCTCCTCCACGGACCCCAACAGCCTCGGCATCCTCGACAAGCTGGAGACAGA GTGGAGCTACGCGGTGGTCGAGACCTTCTCGCTCCTGGCTGTCGGGACCTCTCTCATCGGGACCCTGCTTGCAGCGTCGCAGTTCTTCATCGAGCAGATGACCAATCTAGCCCCCTCT GCAAAGATCGACGAGGCCGCTTCTGAGGAAGAAGGATCTACCCAGCTTGGCTGGCCAACATTGCTGGAAAGCAACAGGCTCAGCTTCGTTGCCACAGGGGCGGTGGTCGTCCCAACCATGCTCATAGCAGCTGCCGTCCCAGATTCATTCTCTATAGCCACTGACATCGCC GGGGGCTACTGCATGACCATCTTGTACGGCCTTCTCCCCCCATTGATGGCCTGGTCTATTGTCTCCAAATTATCCGATCAGAAAGCTGGGCTTGAACAGGTAGAAGCAGCGTCCAGGGCTGGCAAAGAAAGAGTGAGCTTCACCGGTGCAAAGCCTGTGCTGGTGGGGATGGGGGTGTTCTCCGTGCTCATGGTCTTCCAGCAAATCTTGCAAGACCTTGTCAGTTTTAACACTTATCTCCTGTCATGGGCTAGCTAG
- the LOC123085312 gene encoding tyrosine-specific transport protein isoform X2, whose amino-acid sequence MQGTVIRRALCPAKLHRHVPSSLSRGLCCRGGSDTRCGAAAGKRARAVAARARGGPEVGDGDQAPPLQDAVGASPPPGGGGAKRGSVAGAVALIIGTSIGSGILAVPQSTAPAGFVPSAVCMVVCWAFLVAEALLIAEINVHLRRKSKKDGGDGAGVEVISMKSMAQATLGEWGGNLAATAYLFLSYTSMVAYTSKSGEVLSRAIGVPEPVSGAAFTAALALLIAGGGTGVTAQVNQVLTFFMIGLLLTIEVSAVAFGGGLSLPASAHWEQVPAALPVIIFTLVYHDIAPVICAYLEGDLARIRLAILVGSLVPLVSLLVWDDVALTLAASSTDPNSLGILDKLETEWSYAVVETFSLLAVGTSLIGTLLAASQFFIEQMTNLAPSCRQRSTRPLLRKKDLPSLAGQHCWKATGSASLPQGRWSSQPCS is encoded by the exons ATGCAGGGCACCGTCATCAGGCGCGCGCTCTGCCCGGCCAAGCTCCACCGCCACGTCCCGTCCAGCCTATCCAGAGGCCTCTGCTGCCGCGGCGGCAGCGACACACGGTGCGGCGCCGCTGCGGGCAAGAGGGCGCGGGCCGTCGCGGCGAGAGCCCGCGGCGGCCCGGAGGTAGGAGATGGCGACCAAGCGCCGCCGCTGCAGGATGCCGTCGGAGCGTCACCGCCACCAGGTGGTGGCGGGGCGAAGAGAGGGAGCGTGGCTGGTGCCGTTGCGCTCATTATCGGAACGAGCATCGGGTCAGGCATCCTTGCCGTGCCGCAGAGCACCGCGCCCGCG GGCTTCGTTCCAAGTGCCGTGTGCATGGTGGTCTGCTGGGCCTTCCTGGTGGCGGAAGCGCTCCTCATCGCCGAGATCAACGTCCACCTGCGTCGGAAGAGCAAGAAAGATGGCGGCGATGGCGCGGGCGTGGAGGTGATATCCATGAAGAGCATGGCGCAGGCGACGCTCGGCGAGTGGGGAGGGAACCTGGCCGCCACCGCCTACCTGTTCCTGTCCTACACCTCCATGGTCGCCTACACGTCCAAGTCCGGCGAGGTGCTCTCCCGCGCGATCGGCGTGCCCGAGCCCGTCTCCggcgccgccttcaccgccgcgcTCGCGCTCCTCATCGCCGGCGGCGGCACCGGCGTCACCGCCCAAGTGAACCAAGTGCTCACCTTCTTCATGATAG GGCTACTGCTGACGATTGAAGTCTCTGCGGTGGCGTTCGGCGGCGGCCTGAGCCTGCCAGCGAGCGCCCACTGGGAGCAGGTCCCAGCGGCGCTGCCGGTGATCATCTTCACGCTGGTCTACCACGACATCGCGCCAG TGATCTGCGCATACCTGGAGGGGGACCTGGCGAGGATCCGGCTCGCGATCCTCGTCGGGAGCCTGGTGCCGCTCGTCTCCCTGCTCGTGTGGGACGACGTCGCGCTCACCCTCGCCGCCTCCTCCACGGACCCCAACAGCCTCGGCATCCTCGACAAGCTGGAGACAGA GTGGAGCTACGCGGTGGTCGAGACCTTCTCGCTCCTGGCTGTCGGGACCTCTCTCATCGGGACCCTGCTTGCAGCGTCGCAGTTCTTCATCGAGCAGATGACCAATCTAGCCCCCTCT TGCAGGCAAAGATCGACGAGGCCGCTTCTGAGGAAGAAGGATCTACCCAGCTTGGCTGGCCAACATTGCTGGAAAGCAACAGGCTCAGCTTCGTTGCCACAGGGGCGGTGGTCGTCCCAACCATGCTCATAG